In the genome of Anaerolineaceae bacterium oral taxon 439, the window GATCGGCGGCGAGCTGTATTCGGACGCGCTGGGCGACGCGGATACGGACGCGGGGACGTATATCGGAATGGTCCGGGCCAACGTCGACACGATCGTGAACGCGTTGAAAGGAGGTATGTAAGACTAAATGGAATCGGAAGCGGCTATTGTTATTGAAGATCTGACCGTCGCTTATGACGTAAAGCCGGTTCTATGGGATATCGATCTGGAAATTCAGGCCGGTACGCTGACCGCGGTTATCGGTCCGAACGGAGCGGGAAAAACGACGCTGCTGAAGGCAATTTTAGGTCTGGTAAAGCCGATTTCCGGTTCTATTAAATTCCCGACAAAGACGGCGAGCGCCGGAAAAGATTTTATCGCGTACGTACCGCAAAACGGGAGCGTTGACCGGGATTTCCCGGTCAACGTCCTGGACGTTGTCATGATGGGCCGGTATGGACGTCTGGGATGGTTTCGGCGTCCTCGAAAAGCGGATCGGGCGGCGGCGGTGGAAGCGCTGCACGCGGTCGGAATGGAAGAATACGCAAAACGTCAGATCGATCAGTTGTCCGGCGGTCAGCAGCAGCGCGTCCTCCTGGCGCGCGCTTTGGTTCAGAACGCGGATATTTACCTGATGGACGAGCCGTTCAAGGGCGTCGACGCCAGGACCGAAAAGGCGATCGTCACGCTGCTGAAAGGGCTGATCGCGGACGGGAAAACGGTCGTCGTTGTGCATCACAACCTTCAGACGGTTGAAGGAACGTTCGACCATGTCGCGCTGATCAATCTGCACCTGATCGATAGCGGCCCGGTCCAGTCGGTTTTCTGCGAAAAGAACCTGACGCGGACGTACGGCGGGAAGGAGTTCCTTACGCCGGCTTTCAAAGGCGGGCTGGCATGATCGATGCGGTTCTTGAGATCTTTCATGATTATACGTTTCAGGTCGTCGCGCTGGGCTCGGCGATGCTGGGGGTGATCAGCGGGGTCCTGGGAAGTTTCGCCGTCCTCCGGAAACAGAGCCTATTGGGGGACTGCGTTTCGCATTCGGCGCTCCCCGGCGTCGTTCTGGCTTTTTTGACGACGGGCGAGAAGAATGGCGGGATTCTCCTGCTCGGCGCGCTGATCAGCGGTTTCCTCTCCGCCGGGATCGTTACCCTGATCGGGCGGCATTCCAAAGTCAAAGCTGACGCGGCTCAGGCGATCGTGCTTTCCGTTTTCTTCGGGCTTGGAATGGCGCTGCTGACGTTTTCGCAGAATCTTCCGAACGCGAATCAGGCGGGGCTGAAACGGTTCATCTATGGGCAGGCGTCGACGATGCGCCGCGGGGATGTCGTGCTGATGCTGATTGTCGGCGGGATCCTGATTGGGACGGTCGTTTTGCTTTGGAAAGAGTTCCTGCTCTTCACGTTTGACAGCGCGTATGGCGAGACGATCGGGTTCAGCTCCGCGAAGATCAACGCGATCCTGACGTTCCTGATCGTTTGCGCGATCCTGATCGGGCTCCAGACGGTCGGCGTGATCCTGATGAGCGCGATGTTGATCACGCCGGCGGTCGCGGCGCGGCAGTGGACGAACCGGCTTCCGAAGATGGTCGCGCTGGCGGCGGTTTTCGGCGCGGCCGCCGGCGTTGGCGGGACGCTGATCAGTTCAATCGTACCGGAGATGCCGACCGGGCCGGTGATTGTCGTCTGCGTCAGCGCGATCGCGGTTTTCAGCGTCTTTTTCGCGCCGCGGCGCGGGATCCTCGCGCGGCTGATTGAGCGGGCGCGGTTTCGGAGCCAGCTGCGCGGGGAGGTTGGAGGCGGGAGATGAGCGCGAGCGCGGAAATTTCTCTGATCGCGGCGCTGATATCCGCGGCCTGCGCGCTCCCGGGCGCGTTCCTCGTCTTCCGGCATATGTCGATGATGACAGACGCGATTACGCATTCGATCCTGCTGGGGATCGTTCTGGCTTTTTTCCAGACGCGTGACCTGAGTTCGCCGTGGCTGATCGTTGGGGCGACGCTGATGGGGGTGTTTACGGTTTGGCTGACGGAAAAGCTGGCGGATACCAACCTGGTTAAGGAAGATGCGGCGATCGGGGTTGTTTTTTCGACACTGTTTTCGGTCGCGATTATCCTGATCGCGATGAACGCGCGTTCGGTCCATATCGATACCGACAGCGTTCTTCTGGGCGAGCTGGCGTTCGCGCCGTTCGACCGCCTGGTCCTGTTCGGACGGGACCTTGGGGCGCGCTCGCTTTATACCTCGGGCGCGGTGCTGCTGATCAACCTGTCGGTCATCGGGATTTTTTATAAAGAACTCCGTCTGACGACGTTTGATCCGGCTTTCGCCGCCGCGATCGGATTTTCGCCGGTCACGGTACATTATGTCCTGATGCTGCTGGCGTCGATGACGTCGGTCGTGGCGTTCGAGGCGGTCGGTTCGGTTCTCGTCGTCGCGTTCATGATTATTCCGCCGGTCACGGCGACGTTTCTCACGAACAATCTCAAGGCGCAGTTTGCGCTGAGCGCGCTGATCGGAGCGCTGTCCGGTGTCTTCGGATACGCGGCGGCGGTCTGGCTCGACGTTTCGATCGCGGGCTGCATGGCGGTTGTCTGCGGGCTGATGTTCCTGCTGGCGTTCCTGTTTGCGCCGAAGCGCGGGATGATCAGCGAGCTCATCCGCTACTGGACGCGAAAGGTCGAGTTCGACCGTTTTACGCTGCTGACGCATTTGATGAACCACGCGGGAAGCGCGATCGAGGAGCGCGAAAACAGCCTGTCGTCGCTCCCGCTGCATTTGGGCTGGGCGCCGAAGCGGGTCGAACGCGCTTCGAAGTATCTCCTGAATAAGGGGGCGCTGCGTTCGTTCCATGAGGTCCTCTTCGTGACGGATCAGGGGAAGGCCGATTACCTGCGTTACTGCGAAGAGCTGTTCGGCGAAGCGGAGGAACGCTTGGCGGCGGCGTTGGCGGAGGGTTGATCCGCTGGTTTTCACGGCTTGGCTTCAAAAACCCCTGCGTGGCGATCTGCTGCCAGCGCGGGGGTTTTCGTTTAAATCACGGCCGGCGCGGTTTACGGCGTTTGGAACGGTTCAGCCGGCGGCGGGCTTTCGCGTGGGTCATGGAAAAAATGGTCTTAGTTGACGGAAGCTCAAAAAATAAGTATTCTTATTATAAACAGGGTTGATGAATCGCCATACCCTGTCGCCGGTCTGATTTTCATGACAGGGCGGGAATCTTATTTTTTTACCTGGAGGAGTATATGAAGTCTATGCTGTATCTGTTTGGCGTTATTCTGGCGGCGGTATTTCTTTTCGCGGCCGCCGCGGTTTCGGTATCCGCTCAGGAGGCAGAAGACGACGCGGAGCCGGTTGAATTAATCGTGTTCGGCGCGGCGTCGATGACCGAGACGTTGTCGGAGCTGGGTGAACGGTACATGGAGCTGCATCCGAACGTGAAGATCGTTTTCAATTTTGATTCGTCAGGTACGCTGAAAACCCAGATTCAGGAAGGCGCCGACGTCGATATTTTTATTTCGGCGGGGCAGAAGCAAATGAATCAGCTCGATATCAGCGCGGCGAAGGACGCGAATCCGGATGAGCTGGATTTCGTTCTGGAAGGTTCGCGGTTCAATTTTCTCGAAAATAAAGTCGCGTTAGCCGTCCCGGAGGGCAATCCCGCTGGAATTTCCTCGTATGACGACCTGAAAGCTAAGCTCGAAGCCGGGAAGGTTCTTCTGGCGATCGGGAATTCCGACGTTCCGGTTGGTCAGTATACGCAGAAAATCCTGGCTTTTCTTGAATTGGACGAGGAGGCCCTGGGGAAAGCGGGAAGCGTCACCTACGGTTCGAACGTGAAAGAGGTCACGACGCAGGTCTCCGAAGGGACGGTCGACGCGGGAATTATTTATCAGACGGACGCGTATTCCGCGAAGCTGACCGTCGTTGATACGGCCACGAAAGAAATGTGCGGGCAGGTGATCTACCCTGCCGCGATCATGAAGCCGTCGAAGAACGTCGAGGCCGCCGAAGCGTTTCTCGATTTCCTTCAGAGCGACGAGGGTGGGAAGGTTTTTGAAGCGGTCGGGTTTACTCCGATTCAGGCCGAAAAGTAAGGGGTCCGCGATTTGTGCGAGCCATGAGGCGTTTCGAAAGTCGGATCCCGGCTTCCGAAACGCCTTTTTTCCGGGTCCGTCCGCGAGCTGCGGGCGAAATAATTGAATCGCGCCGCCGTCGAACGGCGGCGAAGCGCGTTCGGAAAGGCCGGTGAATTTGGATTTATTCCCATTGTGGAACTCGCTGCGAATTTCGGCGATCAGTACGGTCATCATCTTTTTCGTCGGAATCTTCGCCGCGTACACGATCGCGAAAGCGCCGAAGATCGTCAAAGGGGTTTTAGACGTTCTTTTAACGTTGCCGCTGGTTCTCCCGCCGACGGTTGTCGGTTACCTGCTCCTCCGCGTTTTGGGTCCGAAGCGCCTGATCGGGGCATGGTTCTTATCGGAATTCGGATTGAAGCTGACGATGACCTGGTGGTCGGCGATTTTCGCGACGACGGTCGTCATTTTTCCGCTGATGTACCGGACGGCGCGCGGCGCGTTCGAATCGTTTGACGAAACGCTCGCCTATTCGGGCCAGTCGATCGGCTTATCCAACACGTATATTTTCTGGCGGATCCGGATGCCCTGCTGCCGGCAGGGGATTCTGGCGGGAACGGTCCTGGCTTTCGCCCGCGCGCTCGGGGAGTATGGCGCGACGAGCATGATTACCGGGTATACCCCCGGGCGGACGTCGACGATTTCGACGACGGTTTATCAGCTCTGGCGGACGAACGACGACGCGCTGGCGTTCCGGTGGGTCCTGGTGAACATGGCGATTTCGTTCGTCGTCCTGATGACGGTGAACATGCTGGAGCGCAAGGCGGGCAAAACGACGGGTGTCCGGCAAAACGCGGCGGAGGAATAGCGCATGTCCATTTTCGCGGATATCCGCAAGAACTTTGGCGATTTCCGCCTCGACGTCCAATTTTCCGGCGGGAACGAGATCATCGCGCTGTTGGGGGCGTCCGGCTGCGGAAAGAGCATGACGCTGAAATCGATTGCGGGGATCGAGAAGCCGGACAGCGGAAAGATTATGGTCGACGGCGTGGATCTGTTCGATTCCGGGGCGCGGATCCATCTCACGCCGCAGCAGCGTCGGACCGGGCTGCTTTTTCAGAGCTACGCGCTCTTTCCGAATATGACCGTCCAGCAGAATATTCAGGCTGGGGCGCGGCGCGAAAAAAACAGTGCCCAACGCGCCAGACTGACCGAATCTGTGATCGAAAGCTTCGGGCTGCGCAGGCTGGTTAACCGGTATCCGAGCCAGCTTTCCGGCGGGCAGCAGCAGCGCGTCGCGTTGGCGCGGATCCTGGTCTCCGGACCGAGGATCCTGCTGCTGGACGAGCCGTTTTCTGCGCTGGACAGTCATTTACGCTTTCAGCTCGAACGCGAGGTCGGCGAGGTTTTACGCGGGTTTGGGAAAACGGTGATCCTCGTTTCGCATGACCAGGAGGAGGTTTATCGTTTGGCGGATAAAATCGCGGTTATGAACGCGGGGCGGATCGAGCGGTTCGGGTTGAAGGACGAGGTTTTTTCGGACCCGCGGACGAAAAGCGCGGCGCGGCTGACCGGGTACAAGAATCTTTCGCGGGGAGAGCGGCTCGGCGAGACGCGGTTTTACGCGGCGGACTGGGGCGCGGAGCTGACGGTCCGGGGCGAAAGCTCGGACGGGACGTACGCCGCGATCCGCGCCCGCGATCTCCGGCCGGCCGGGGACGGAGACGGGATCGATTGCCGAGTGGAACGGGCGGTCGAGAATCCGTTTACGTACACGCTGGTTTTGAAGGCGGCTGAAACGGCGGGGACGAAGGCGCTGCTTTGGGAGGTCGATAAAACGTGGTGGGAGGCGAACCGATCGGAACGCATCCGCGTCGAGCTTCCGCCGGAGCGTGTCGCGATCGTTGGCGATTAGAAGCTCTTCCTTCCGGATCGGTATTCAGGATCGGAAGGCCCCGGCGTTGAGGCGGGGGATCAGGAAGGGCAGGAAAGGGGAAAGTTATGAAAAAGGTCAGGGTAGAAGAAGCGGTCGGGATGGCGATTTGCCATGATATCACCGCGATGCGCGATGGGTTCAAGGGCGCGGCGTTTAAACGGGGGCACGTTATCCGTAAGGAGGATATTCCGAGCTTACTGGATATCGGGAAGCGTACGGTTTTCGTCTGGGAGGAGAACGCGGGCGAAATTCATGAGGAGGACGCCGCCCGGCGCATGGCGGCGATGGCGCCGGTCGAGGGCGCGGTTTACGAGGGCCCATCCGAGGGAAAAATGACGCTGATCGCGGAGCGCCGCGGGATGTTCCGGGTTGACCGGGAGCTGCTGCGGTTGATAAATCTGATCGGCGATCTGACGATTTGCACCCTCCCGGACCATTATCCGGTCGAGGCCGGGATGAAGCTCGCGTCGATGCGAATCGTGCCGCTGGTTACGAAGGAAACGCAGCTGATTCAGGCGGAAGAGCTCTGCGCAGGGAGGAAGCTGTTGAATCTCCGCCCGTATCGGGAATTGAAGGTTGGGGTCCTGATTACCGGGTCGGAGGTGTATTCCGGACGAATTCAGGACAGGTTTGAGGGGGTTGTTCGCGCGAAGCTGAGCCGGTATCCGGCGGAGATCGCCGGCGTTTCGATCTGCGACGACGATTTGGAGATGATTACGGCGGAGGCGGAGAAGTACCTGGCTCAGGGCGCGGATTTCCTGATTTTTACCGGCGGGATGTCGGTCGATCCTGACGACCTGACGCCGGGCGCGATCCGCCGGCTCGGCGCGGAAATCGTGACGCATGGCGTTCCGGCGCAGCCGGGGAACA includes:
- a CDS encoding zinc ABC transporter permease produces the protein MDAVLEIFHDYTFQVVALGSAMLGVISGVLGSFAVLRKQSLLGDCVSHSALPGVVLAFLTTGEKNGGILLLGALISGFLSAGIVTLIGRHSKVKADAAQAIVLSVFFGLGMALLTFSQNLPNANQAGLKRFIYGQASTMRRGDVVLMLIVGGILIGTVVLLWKEFLLFTFDSAYGETIGFSSAKINAILTFLIVCAILIGLQTVGVILMSAMLITPAVAARQWTNRLPKMVALAAVFGAAAGVGGTLISSIVPEMPTGPVIVVCVSAIAVFSVFFAPRRGILARLIERARFRSQLRGEVGGGR
- a CDS encoding zinc ABC transporter permease — protein: MSASAEISLIAALISAACALPGAFLVFRHMSMMTDAITHSILLGIVLAFFQTRDLSSPWLIVGATLMGVFTVWLTEKLADTNLVKEDAAIGVVFSTLFSVAIILIAMNARSVHIDTDSVLLGELAFAPFDRLVLFGRDLGARSLYTSGAVLLINLSVIGIFYKELRLTTFDPAFAAAIGFSPVTVHYVLMLLASMTSVVAFEAVGSVLVVAFMIIPPVTATFLTNNLKAQFALSALIGALSGVFGYAAAVWLDVSIAGCMAVVCGLMFLLAFLFAPKRGMISELIRYWTRKVEFDRFTLLTHLMNHAGSAIEERENSLSSLPLHLGWAPKRVERASKYLLNKGALRSFHEVLFVTDQGKADYLRYCEELFGEAEERLAAALAEG
- a CDS encoding molybdate ABC transporter substrate-binding protein, whose translation is MLYLFGVILAAVFLFAAAAVSVSAQEAEDDAEPVELIVFGAASMTETLSELGERYMELHPNVKIVFNFDSSGTLKTQIQEGADVDIFISAGQKQMNQLDISAAKDANPDELDFVLEGSRFNFLENKVALAVPEGNPAGISSYDDLKAKLEAGKVLLAIGNSDVPVGQYTQKILAFLELDEEALGKAGSVTYGSNVKEVTTQVSEGTVDAGIIYQTDAYSAKLTVVDTATKEMCGQVIYPAAIMKPSKNVEAAEAFLDFLQSDEGGKVFEAVGFTPIQAEK
- a CDS encoding molybdenum ABC transporter permease subunit; this translates as MDLFPLWNSLRISAISTVIIFFVGIFAAYTIAKAPKIVKGVLDVLLTLPLVLPPTVVGYLLLRVLGPKRLIGAWFLSEFGLKLTMTWWSAIFATTVVIFPLMYRTARGAFESFDETLAYSGQSIGLSNTYIFWRIRMPCCRQGILAGTVLAFARALGEYGATSMITGYTPGRTSTISTTVYQLWRTNDDALAFRWVLVNMAISFVVLMTVNMLERKAGKTTGVRQNAAEE
- a CDS encoding molybdopterin-binding protein is translated as MKKVRVEEAVGMAICHDITAMRDGFKGAAFKRGHVIRKEDIPSLLDIGKRTVFVWEENAGEIHEEDAARRMAAMAPVEGAVYEGPSEGKMTLIAERRGMFRVDRELLRLINLIGDLTICTLPDHYPVEAGMKLASMRIVPLVTKETQLIQAEELCAGRKLLNLRPYRELKVGVLITGSEVYSGRIQDRFEGVVRAKLSRYPAEIAGVSICDDDLEMITAEAEKYLAQGADFLIFTGGMSVDPDDLTPGAIRRLGAEIVTHGVPAQPGNMTLIAYRDGVTMMGVPGSAISVPVTMFDVLLPQVFTGDRFTKETLVGLGEGGLCQPGSGAHFPDCTFGRY